A single region of the Saprospiraceae bacterium genome encodes:
- the rplQ gene encoding 50S ribosomal protein L17, with amino-acid sequence MRHGKKVNHLGRKTAHRKALLRNLTIALIEHKRISTTLAKAKALRKTIEPIVTKAKTDSMHSRRTVFSALQNKEAIKELFDVIGPKVGARPGGYVRVIKTGFRKGDGAEMAMIEFVDFNDVYVVGKTEGEGSTGSRRRRRRGGKGGGAGAGAAVATTAAAAVVATEVVADEEE; translated from the coding sequence ATGAGACACGGTAAAAAAGTTAACCACTTAGGGCGTAAAACAGCCCACCGGAAAGCACTCCTACGCAATTTAACCATCGCACTGATTGAACACAAAAGAATCAGTACGACTTTGGCTAAAGCAAAAGCATTGCGAAAAACAATTGAGCCGATCGTGACTAAAGCGAAAACGGATTCTATGCATTCTCGCCGTACCGTTTTTAGCGCTTTGCAAAACAAAGAAGCGATCAAAGAACTATTTGACGTGATCGGGCCAAAAGTTGGTGCTCGTCCAGGTGGTTACGTGAGGGTGATTAAAACGGGATTCCGTAAAGGAGATGGTGCGGAAATGGCTATGATCGAGTTTGTCGATTTCAACGATGTATATGTTGTTGGAAAAACGGAAGGAGAGGGTAGTACTGGTAGCCGTCGTCGTCGCCGTAGAGGAGGAAAAGGTGGTGGAGCTGGTGCTGGTGCAGCCGTCGCTACTACTGCCGCTGCTGCAGTGGTTGCAACAGAAGTTGTTGCTGACGAAGAGGAATAA
- a CDS encoding amidohydrolase, translated as MMIPASLFQQLRTIRHHLHAHPELSGQEYETAAYLANYLEKCQPSRLLKGLGGTGVVATFDSKKKGPHLLFRAELDALPIAETNPFAHRSTKAKVSHKCGHDGHTTVLLGLAHMLQEDTSWKGKVSLLFQPAEETGAGAQAMLNDPRFANIQVDRAFAFHNLPAYPLGQIIWKAGAFTPAVQSIIIKLKGRTAHAAEPANGKNPALALAAILQLAKRLEVADSQLPDFRLLSPIYLTMGEKAYGVSAGEGEVHFTLRAWTKENMDTLIGELLGEVEAIAKAAKLGLLIDWTDGFKANDNDPSAVADIVQAAEANHFPHTCLAHPLTWGEDFGTLTEVFAAAMFGIGAGEDCPALHHEDYDFPDELLEIGVRMFWEIINQSTL; from the coding sequence ATGATGATACCAGCTTCTCTTTTCCAACAGCTCCGGACGATCCGTCACCACCTTCATGCTCATCCCGAGCTATCTGGGCAAGAATATGAAACGGCAGCCTACTTGGCCAATTACCTGGAGAAATGCCAGCCAAGTCGCCTCTTGAAAGGGCTTGGAGGTACGGGGGTAGTGGCCACCTTTGATAGCAAGAAGAAAGGTCCGCACCTTTTGTTCAGAGCTGAACTAGATGCTTTGCCTATTGCTGAAACGAACCCTTTTGCCCATCGCTCTACCAAAGCTAAAGTTTCCCATAAATGTGGCCATGATGGCCATACGACTGTCTTGCTGGGGTTGGCTCATATGCTCCAGGAAGATACCAGCTGGAAGGGAAAGGTAAGCCTGCTTTTTCAACCGGCAGAGGAGACTGGGGCAGGGGCACAAGCAATGCTCAATGATCCTCGGTTTGCCAACATTCAGGTGGACCGGGCCTTTGCCTTTCACAACCTTCCTGCTTATCCGTTGGGGCAGATCATTTGGAAAGCAGGAGCCTTTACACCTGCGGTTCAATCCATCATCATCAAACTAAAAGGCCGAACGGCTCATGCAGCTGAACCAGCGAATGGCAAAAATCCAGCCTTGGCCCTTGCTGCGATCTTGCAGTTGGCCAAGCGCCTGGAAGTGGCGGATAGTCAGTTGCCCGACTTTCGCCTGCTAAGCCCCATCTACCTAACCATGGGCGAAAAGGCCTATGGCGTGTCGGCAGGAGAAGGAGAGGTGCATTTCACTTTGCGTGCCTGGACGAAAGAAAATATGGATACCTTGATCGGGGAGCTCTTGGGTGAGGTGGAAGCCATCGCGAAAGCGGCGAAGCTGGGGCTGCTTATTGACTGGACCGATGGCTTTAAGGCAAATGATAATGACCCGAGTGCTGTGGCTGATATTGTACAAGCAGCTGAGGCTAATCATTTTCCACATACTTGCTTAGCCCATCCCTTGACTTGGGGAGAGGATTTTGGGACCTTAACGGAGGTTTTTGCCGCAGCCATGTTTGGGATTGGAGCGGGGGAGGACTGTCCGGCCTTGCACCATGAAGATTACGACTTTCCTGATGAATTATTGGAGATAGGGGTTCGAATGTTTTGGGAGATTATAAATCAATCCACTCTTTAA
- a CDS encoding LytTR family DNA-binding domain-containing protein, which produces MNALIIEDEINAFEYLKALLQKIEPSASILAHLDSVEDSINWLFKNEAPDLLFMDIQLADGLCFEIFNHVEVKTPIIFTTAFDQYAIEAFKVNSIDYLLKPINPEDLAQALQKFNSQQGHLKTHLNQQLQSVFANLNKQKKHRCLVKRANHFEFIEVVDIAFVYSENSITFLHTFDGKRHLYNNTVEGLVKTLDETLFFQISRNQIVNINAIQKIHPYFNQRLKLELKLPAEGFDFLVSRSKISQFKEWIDL; this is translated from the coding sequence ATGAATGCGCTAATAATTGAAGACGAGATCAATGCTTTTGAATACCTTAAAGCGCTCTTGCAAAAAATTGAGCCTTCGGCCTCCATCCTGGCTCACCTTGATAGCGTAGAGGACAGCATCAATTGGTTGTTTAAAAATGAAGCCCCCGATTTACTGTTCATGGATATTCAACTGGCGGATGGCCTTTGCTTCGAAATTTTCAACCACGTGGAAGTAAAAACGCCCATTATTTTCACTACAGCCTTTGACCAATATGCTATTGAGGCCTTCAAAGTCAATAGCATAGACTATCTGCTAAAACCCATCAACCCAGAAGACTTGGCTCAGGCTTTACAAAAATTCAATAGTCAGCAAGGACATCTAAAAACACATTTAAACCAACAACTTCAATCCGTTTTTGCCAACCTCAATAAGCAAAAGAAACACCGATGCCTGGTAAAAAGGGCTAATCATTTTGAATTTATTGAAGTCGTGGACATTGCCTTTGTCTATTCAGAAAACAGCATTACCTTTCTTCATACTTTCGATGGTAAGCGGCACCTCTATAACAATACGGTAGAAGGCCTGGTGAAAACCCTCGATGAAACCCTTTTTTTTCAAATCAGCCGGAATCAGATTGTCAATATCAATGCTATCCAAAAAATACACCCCTATTTTAACCAACGACTGAAATTAGAACTGAAACTACCGGCGGAAGGCTTTGATTTCTTAGTAAGCCGTTCTAAAATCAGTCAATTTAAAGAGTGGATTGATTTATAA